From the genome of Microtus pennsylvanicus isolate mMicPen1 chromosome 17, mMicPen1.hap1, whole genome shotgun sequence:
CTTGTCTGTTATTCTGAGAGCTGTTCTGCACTTGCTGGGGAACTGGATGAGGAAGGGGTCAGGACAGGAAGAGCCAGACTTACAGCACCCTGTTGACCCCTCTCCACTCCAGGAGAGAAGACGGAGGGGCTGATGGGCGTGTCGGAGCTGATTGTGTCCACAGCTGTGCTTGGggtcctcttctctctgctgggGGCCCAGCCACTGCTCGTGGTGGGCTTCTCCGGGCCCCTGCTGGTCTTTGAGGAAGCCTTCTTCAAGGTGAAGCCTGCTCCTTACCCCGGGTGTCCAGGAGCTGGGTCTCTATCCTCCGTCCCTTCTTCCCCTTGGCGTGTACCCTTTTTCAATATGCAGGCACCAACTTACGGGGTAGATGACCCCCCTGTAGCTAACCAACCCCCTTACTACCTCTAGTTCTGCCGAGCTCAGGACCTGGAGTACCTCACCGGTCGAGTATGGGTGGGCCTCTGGCTGGTGGTCTTCGTCCTGGCCCTGGTGGCTGCAGAGGGCAGTTTCCTGGTCCGCTACATCTCGccgtttacccaggagatctttgCGTTCCTCATCTCGCTAATTTTCATCTATGAGACTTTTCACAAGCTCTACAAGGTGTGGCAGTTCCCCGAGGGTGGGTAAGGATAGGGGAGGTGGTGTCCTAGGgaggcctggagcttgctgagaGCAAGGTATGGGAagagggttttgtgtgtgtgtgtgcgtgcgcgtgaaGTGGAGTTTGGGAATCAAGACTGGGTTTGCCGTCTGCCTGTGGAGGGTGAGGCATCCTCTCCTCCACACATAGGTGTTCACAGAGCATCCTCTGCTGCCATTCTACCCACCGGATGGGGCCCTGGAGGGGACCCTAGAGACGGGCTTGGAACTGAATAGTAGTGCCCTGCCCCCCACAGAGGGACCACCAGGCCCAAGGAACCAGCCCAATACAGCTCTGCTGTCTCTCATCCTCATGCTGGGGACTTTCCTCATCGCCTTCTTCCTGCGCAAGTTCAGGAACAGCCGCTTCCTGGGGGGCAAGGTACTCTGTCTCACTTGATTGCTGTTCCTTCGAGGCTCAGCTCCTGAGTCTTCTGCCTGACCCCCTCCTGGCCAATCCATTGCACCTCCCCACGACAAGACAATAGTGCCTCCCAGCTGTGGCTGGTACACAGGGGAGTCACCTAGACGGACGTCCTAGGATACTTCTGGCTCAGCTTGGCCCCAGAAAGCGTTGGGGTTGTCTCCTAACCCTCATCCTCCGGGTGCACTTGGCAGGCTCGGCGCATCATTGGCGATTTTGGCATTCCCATTTCCATCTTGGTGATGGTCCTGGTGGACTACTCTATCACAGACACCTACACGCAGGTGAGTGTGCCCCACCTGAGCGGCCCAGGTTCTGGAGCAGGCTTGCAGCCCAGCTCTCCTGGTCTAGTGACAAGAAGTTGGGCCACACCAGGGGCTGCTGTGATGACGTTCAGTCCAGGGGCTCCCCAGGGTATCCGAACTGTGTATGATCCCGAGTGGGAGGAATTTGGAAGTGGGCTGGTGCAGAGTAGCGGGTCTCCCCATAGCTGTGGAGCCAGGGGGAAGGTTCCATTACTATGCCTTCTGCCAGTCCTGGGAGAAGCAGTGActttgaaaactgaaaattaGTTTCACCAGCTCCCTAGAGTTCTGGGGGCCTCGGTGGCTGGAACATCTGCAATGTAGACCTCTTCTGTAAGAAGCCTCTGTCTCTGGCCcttgccttcttttcttcatgCAGAAGCTGACGGTGCCTACAGGGCTCTCCGTGACTTCCCCGCATAAGCGCACGTGGTTCATCCCACCGTTGGGCAGCGCCCGTCCCTTCCCACCTTGGATGATGGTGGCTGCTGCTGTCCCTGCACTGTTGGTCCTCATCCTGATATTCATGGAGACACAGATCACCGCGTGAGAGggctggagggggagggatggCTTGGCTTCAGGGTTAAGGCAGGGGTGTCTTATCTGTGCAGGGATGCCCTGTGGTAGACTGAAAGGAATTTGTTGGGCTCTCGCaggagtgaggaggagggggtggaggcGCTAGAGCAACAGGCTGGAACAGGTGTGGGCATGTGGGTCCAGGCATGGTTCTCCCGTGATGGTTTGACCTGGTCCTCTCACGACCCCGGCTGGCGGGATGGCACTTGGCAGTTCTCAGAATCCTGGCAGGGTGTTCTCTCACCTAGTGATGCTCACACGTTTCTCATTTTGGCTTAACCAAAATAACATGGTAGGCTGGATCTGGCATCTGGATTTTGTGGTGCTTTTAAATGCTTGCAGCATGCGAATTTGGCTCCGATTTCCTGCAGTGTGAGAACTTTAATTTGGGAACGTGAAAGAGGAAGCTGACTCTTGAGTGAgagctctcctccctcccctcaagTCTTGGGCGACTGTCACGTGCTTTTACAGGTGTGCCTGCTAGctggctccttctctctctcccccacaggctcatcGTCAGTCAGAAGGCACGAAGGCTACTCAAGGGTTCCGGCTTCCATCTTGACCTGCTTTTGATTGGCTCCCTGGGTGGCCTCTGTGGGTTGTTCGGATTGCCCTGGCTCACAGCTGCCACCGTCCGCTCTGTCACCCATGTGAATGCGTTGACGGTCATGCGCACTGCCATCGCACCGGGTGACAAGCCCCAGATCCAGGAGGTTCGGGAGCAGCGAGTCACCGGAGTGCTCATTGCCAGCCTTGTGGGTGAGCACCGAGTCTCCCCCCAGACTTGCTTTCCTGGGCCCAGTGGCTTCAAATCCTCTGATCCTGGGGTTGACCCTCCTGAATCTGCAGGTGTATTGTACTTAGCTCTCCCTCAGGACCCCAACCAGTCCACGCACACTCTGGGAGCTCTTCCCCGCTTCTTGTCCTGCTTGCTCCAGCTCTGTCTGTGAGACCCAGATTGGTCCAGTGAATCTTGTTCCCTTACCAGGCCCTTTGTCCAGGCAGGACAGGGGACAGGGTTAGGCAGATCTGTGTCACCTCCTCCAGGCCTGTCTATCGTCATGGGAGCTGTGCTGCGCCGGATCCCATTGGCTGTACTCTTCGGGATTTTCCTATACATGGGGGTCACTTCGCTGTCTGGTATCCAGTTGTCCCAACGTCTGCTCCTCATTTTCATGCCAGCAAAGCACCATCCTGAGCAGCCCTACGTGACCAAGGTCAGGCCCAGATGCATGCagccggggcgggggggggggagaggagagtgcAGGATGCTGGGAGGGAGTCTGGAGGGACTCCCAGGTTAGAAATGGACGGGCGGAATACATTTAGGATAATTGGGACCTGGAGAGCCATGTTCCCATAGGTGTGGGTGGGGGCAGAATGACCACGGtggaatgagactgagcctgtaCCCCAGGTGAAGACATGGCGGATGCACCTGTTCACCTGCATCCAGCTGGGCTGCATTGCTCTCCTCTGGGTGGTCAAGTCAACGGCGGCCTCACTGGCCTTTCCTTTCCTGCTCTTGCTCACGGTGCCTCTGAGGCGTTGCCTTTTGCCCCGGCTCTTCCAGGACAGAGAGTTGCAGGCGGTAAGGGATGATGGCTTGGGCTGGCGGGatgaaggcaggcaggcactggagTTAAATACCCGGGCTCCAGGTTATAAAGTCTCAAATACCTGTTGGTTTGTGTGAACTTGGGGGAAGTTGCTGAATGTTCTGGAATGCTGTTTTCACCAGTGTAATGGGCTTGTAGACTCTATCAAAGAACTGTTGGGAGATTTCTTGGTAAAGCTGTTGATAAGAGGCTTCAGAAAGAACAAGACAAGACAGGGCTGCTGTGGACAGCTGTGCAGGCTGTGCCTGGACAAAATTACATGGCCAGGGGTTGCGTGTGGGTTGGCCTAGGACCGACATCAGTCCTGAGCCCTGTTTCTTTTGGCTATAGGAAAGGATATCTCATTGctagtgtttattttgttttcttttatattcttacattttttaaagatgtattttgtgtgtatgtgctgaggtcagagggcaagctttaggagttggttttctctttccaccctgtaggtcctgggaattgaactcaggtcatcagacttggtggcagatGTCTtgatctgctgagtcatctcactgtccCAGTTTTTTAGCTTTTGTGTGCTCAGATATGGGGTACAGAGGTGCCATGATCCTAGGAATGAGCATCCTATATCATAGTTGCCATTGTATGGGTATGATTTGTATGTTCTAGGTGACCTGATAATGAAGGCTTTGGCCAGGGAAGTACTTCTGGAAAGGGTCctggagcagggagagaaggtgTTCAGGAGAGGCTGAGAGGAACAGAAAGGGACACACAAGTCCCCCTGACTTTCCCAACCCTGTGCTCCCCTCTGCAGCTGGACTCTGAAGATGCTGAGCCAAACTTTGATGAGGATGGCCAGGACGAGTACAATGAGCTGCACATGCCTGTGTGACCCTCGAGATGGTGCCCCTCAGAGACCCTACCTTGGTGACTCACAGACCCTAGGAACCCAGCACCAGGGCCAGACATTCCTTAGGACCCAGGGATGTGCCCGGAGTCACTTCCCATGCCAGGCCAGTGGCCCAGTGACCTTCACAGACTAGACGACACAGGCTTTGAAGTCATTATAACACACTCCTTGTCTCGTGTCCGCCTCATTTTCTTGGTGCCACACTTCCCTATCCGAAATATTATCAGGGTCATGCAGACTAGAAGGGGTGTGAAGCAAGGAACGGAGGCCTCGAGGGGGAGGGGTAGATTCAAGACTGTGCAGAGTTCAAGGTGGGCCTTTTGTTCCTTCCTCCGCTCCCTAGAGTAAAGCTGAAGAGCCGGAGGTTCAAGGTCGATCGAGGGTCACACACCCATTAATTTAGCTCTGGATTAGAAAGAAGGAGAGGACAGCAAGACATTGCTTTCCTTAAGCCACTAGGGAAATCAGGGTGACTTTTGTCCTGTGGGGCTACAAAGCTGAATGGAAAATGTGCATCTAGGGAGCAGGAATAGCCCAAGCCTCTAGACGCCAGGATGGCGGCGCGGGGTTTGGGGCCTCCAGGACCATTTTAGAGTCTCCTGGTTTAAGAGTGAAGCAGTTCTAGGATTCCTGAAACCACTCCTTGTGcacagtctgcttttttttttttttttttttttgccagaaatAACCTGGGAGGCCTTGGGGAGGGTGGAAACAGGACCCAGTGCTTCACGGTTGCTAGGTAACCAGCTGCCTGATGCAGCCTGCCGGCCTTGTGTAGCCCTCTAGTGGTTGTTTTTGCACACTGCATGGTCTGTGGGCTGAGCAGGAGTAAGGCTGCCCTCTGGCGGATCCGATTTGATCCCAAGCTTAGTTTCCTGGGTTCTGGGAGGTTCATCTGGTCTGCTCCAAGCATCCAGGGTTAATAACCCTTTGGTTTCACATGGTCCTTTCCCTCTGGAGCTTGCTCTGCAAGTCTGTGTTTCCCGTTTGACCTCCGCTTTCCTGCCACGTGTTCAGGCCTACAGCTAGTGCCTGAGGCATGGGACACAGAACAGTTGGAATGTTCGTTGTGCTCCCAAGTCAGCAGTGCTGGGCTATCATGTTTTAAGCATTTCATCCCAGCTGTCCACACACCCTTGGTCTCTGATGATGTCATGCCTTTGGCGTCTCTAGCCCCCGTGAAGACAAAACCTTGCCAGATGGGCATGACAAGGTAGTGCCAAAATTCTTGGCTTAGAATCTAAACAAAggtttcacacacacagagggcagGACCTTCTCCTAGGCAAGTTTGACTGACAGGCTTCATGTGAAAACCCACTTCCCTTCCCAGCCTGGAGCCCTTTCTGGGTGTTGGCCGCTGACTGACTCTTCTGTTTTGGGGATTCCCATACAAGTCAGGAAGGAGTCTGCTTTTCCAGGACCCCCCTACTGCAAGCGAGAGGAAGGGGTTCTACATGGAAATGAGCCCCAGTCAGGGATAGTAGCAGGGGACAGTGATGTTCGGTAGAGCGAGGAGACCCTGAGACCTCACAACAAAAAGTGAGAAAGTCTTGAAAGTAGAGTCAGACATCCACGATACCTAATATTCAAAGGTTAATGCAAAAAGATGAACCATAGGGTGTGGGCTGCAGTTCAGGAGGTCAAGCCTGAACCAGGCCTGACAGAAGATGGAGTTCTGTGGTGGGTGCCTGGGCAGGGCTGGGCAGACTGATGGGGTTTTCCTAACAACCCAGAAAGTCACCAGGAAGAGTACTGTTTGACAGGAATGGAGACCAGGTTGCTTCTGTAAGAGACCAGGCATGACAAGACTCAAGCCCAGAGGTCTAGAGTGGATGTCACTTGAGGACTCTGGAATTTGTCTCAAAGCCTTGGTGGCCCCTGTGTTTCCACTGACCTTTCTTTGACTGGGCCTTTGGCCATATCCTCTCAAGGGCCTGGGACCTTTGAGGACCCTTTTAAAGCACGGAGGGGCAATCAGGCACAGCTTAGACAGGGAGAGGTGGGTATTACGAGGCAGGTTTGTAGAATATGGTCCTCCAAACAAAACAGCCACTCTGATGAGATCAGCTGTGGCTGCTGGCAAGAGATCAGGAGTGGCCTGTGGCTTGGTGACATCTCTTCAGAAGGAGGCTTGGGGGGCATTAGACCCTCACAGAAGAGTCTAGCTTCTCATCAAAGCCATTCATTTTGACTATGGGGAAGCCATCACCTACATTGGGTGAAGACtttccagtgtggctgctttgggaTGGTCACCACACCCCTCCAGTCAGCCCCTTGCCCATGCTCTTGGACAATAAACTCACGGGTTCCCCAGCATG
Proteins encoded in this window:
- the Slc4a3 gene encoding anion exchange protein 3 isoform X3; the encoded protein is MLGSADLDDMKSHRLEDNPGVRRHLVKKSSRIQGGRGSPSGLAPILRRKKKKKKLDRRPHEVFVELNELMLDRSQEPHWRETARWIKFEEDVEEETERWGKPHVASLSFRSLLELRRTIAQGAALLDLEQTTLPGIAHLVVETMIVSDQIRPEDRASVLRTLLLKHSHPNDDKDSGFFPRNPSSSSVNSVLGNHHPTPSHGPDGAVPTIADDLGEPAPLWPHDPDAKEKPLHMPGGDGHRGKSLKLLEKIPEDAEATVVLVGCVPFLEQPAAAFVRLSEAVLLESVLEVPVPVRFLFVMLGPRHTSTDYHELGRSIATLMSDKLFHEAAYQADDRQDLLGAISEFLDGSIVIPPSEVEGRDLLRSVAAFQRELLRKRREREQTKVEMTTRGGYVAPGKELSLEMGGSEATSEDDPLQRTGSVFGGLVRDVKRRYPHYPSDLRDALHSQCVAAVLFIYFAALSPAITFGGLLGEKTEGLMGVSELIVSTAVLGVLFSLLGAQPLLVVGFSGPLLVFEEAFFKFCRAQDLEYLTGRVWVGLWLVVFVLALVAAEGSFLVRYISPFTQEIFAFLISLIFIYETFHKLYKVFTEHPLLPFYPPDGALEGTLETGLELNSSALPPTEGPPGPRNQPNTALLSLILMLGTFLIAFFLRKFRNSRFLGGKARRIIGDFGIPISILVMVLVDYSITDTYTQKLTVPTGLSVTSPHKRTWFIPPLGSARPFPPWMMVAAAVPALLVLILIFMETQITALIVSQKARRLLKGSGFHLDLLLIGSLGGLCGLFGLPWLTAATVRSVTHVNALTVMRTAIAPGDKPQIQEVREQRVTGVLIASLVGLSIVMGAVLRRIPLAVLFGIFLYMGVTSLSGIQLSQRLLLIFMPAKHHPEQPYVTKVKTWRMHLFTCIQLGCIALLWVVKSTAASLAFPFLLLLTVPLRRCLLPRLFQDRELQALDSEDAEPNFDEDGQDEYNELHMPV